cctaataaatttttaaatttttaatttaaatatgaatgGTTTCAACACAACCGCGTCATAAATTCATTATATATAACTAAATATAGAAAAGTAGAGAGAGAGGAAagagtaaaataatttaataataaaaacactaaaataactttatttaataattttttaataatatctaaaatgactaattttctatttgattttggattgataaaattaattatcaagcatttattgaaaaaaaaaattgtagtcATATATTCTAGAAAAAGGTGAAAGACAGATTCTGAGTGTGAACATGAAATCATGGCATGTGATAAAATGAAAAGTTGAGATTGGCAATGGTAGTAAGTATATAGAGCTTTCCATTTGAGTCTGACTGAATTGGTTATTCTTCTAGAGAAGTGCCAAGaaaattaaaccaaaaaaagaaaattatatggtCATAGGTGAAGTGCTTTTGAGCCTGAAATAGAAACCCTACTTAGACCTCTTATACTCATAATCTTCATGCATGCATTTTCAtaatattactaaaataatagtttgtgagccattaaaaattattataaagaaaaattattattattattttgcattcaggttgtaatttttaatttttaaatttctattttattaaatttaaatcagaTCTAACTCATCTCAAAATCTAGCTCGGAGGAAGAATTGCCTATAACTCATATAAGGGACATATTACCCTTTTTCATAGTCGATGTGGGATTGAATATACATCCTCTCACGTCTaaaattttactggtgcgtAACATATTTATGAAGACCCAATATTAGATGAAAAtgttctgataccatgttaaatttggatcagATCTAACTGATTCCAAAAGTTAGTTTCAGGAAGAGGATTGACTGTGACTCATATAAATGCATATTATCCCTTTCCACAGTCCAGGTGGAATTCAatgcatttaaaatatatatatatatttataatatatattatttaaaatataatatttattaatcattcaatcatatcaaaattaatatatttattttttaaaatttgaaaattagtattctaaattttatattccgACTTTATCCAATAAATTTCAGTTAATAATTTtcccaatttaaaaaattaattgttaatTCTTCCACATCTTATATCTCTTTCTTGTgcagagattttattttctttgtacATTTTTCTTTAACTTAATTGTCAATGGAAATAATTACAGACGATGAACAATTAATATTTCCTTTTTCCATCAAATATTTTAGacttttacaaaataatttctTAGTTGGGagattatgtaattttattttcacacaaattaagtaaaaaaatcTACTTTAGAATTTCTCATTCAACCTTCTAGAGTTAGACACTTGTGAATTTTTCTTAccatttctaatttttttttcaacaatgttttaaatctaattcatatttattttcattgtgaTTTGAAATTTATGCAACAATAGCATTGCAGTGgttataaaattgttattttaatattattaaaataataataatttagatgtaatttaaaattattgtaaaaaaaattaaattattttatattaattatgaagATTAATAAATGGAAATAGTGAAGGAAAAGTCCAAAATGGAGAAATGCATGTACATAAGCAGCCACCCAGTCATATGTAATGTAAGATGAAGAATTTCATGCAGCTTCAAAATACAGACAAAACATTAATAGACAAATCTTTTAACCTAACAAACTACCAATTGGCCGACCCATTAAAGCTAAggacaaaaatataaattaaaaaaaatccctcaaattaattaatttacaatttcttttttttttaaaaaaaaaaaaaaacaaaactcaAGGTCTTGTATGATTTGTCAATCTATGACCGCCTGCTCTTCTAGAAAGCATCGGAGTATTATCCTATAGAGATCTCtcatcttcttttatttttccttttttttttttttgtaaaaattactacataatccttaaatttttaaaaaattatttttattttaaaattattcaattaaaatatttttatattttataaaacgaTAGTCTTTTAtgtcaaaaaaatatttattaattaacttattttaaagaatttaataatataaatatttaaaattataaaaactaaataatacataattttaaaattataaagtctaaacaatataaatatttaataattaaaaagttaaattttataaaatataaggacACCCAATTTGAAATAGAGATGAAAGGGTGAATTTCCTAAACATTTAAGGATTAAATAGCAAttcacccttttttttttcttttttcttattcttttaatGTCCTCTAGAAGGCAGCCTTCATAACCAAATACCTTGATCAAATAATTCAACAATAAGGTCCTTGTATATATTAGTGATTTCTTGGGATTGTCTCTCTTATCAACCTTCAAAAACCCAATTCTTTTCTTTCATCAGTATTGCTATTaagactttttttttcctttcttgcCAAGAAATGGATGCAAAATCATGGAATCTCAAGCCAGTGAAAGAGAACAATGACTACTTCCAACAActtgaagatgatgatgatgaagaagaagcacTCTCTCTTTGCAATCTTCCATTGAACAGTGAAGCAGCTTCTGATTGGGATGACTTCTCAAGAGAAGTTCAAAGCTCCTCTATTGATCAAGATTTGTTTGAATTCTTCAGTGAAGATTTcacttcttcatcttcttatcCAAAAGATAATATCATCTTCTGTGGAAAGCTCATTACATTAGATCATGGCAAAGAACAGAAATCGGAGAACACCATTAAAGCTAAAGAGGCCAAGAAAACTAGCAGCAGCACCTTCCCTTGGAAATCATCATATTCTTTCAACAAATTAAGAAGCTTTTCAGTGAAGATGCAACGAGAGAAGAGTTACAGAACTCGCAAGACTTTTCCAGAGATATCGCCGGAGAAAAAATCTGTGGATAAATATGATTTTCCGATGAAGGAAGCATCATTAGCTAGGAGTCCGACGAAGTCAAGATGGAACTTGTTTGCATTTGGGGTGGCGAGATATCCAATGGAAATGGAATTGAATGATATTAAGACAAGGCAGAGCAAGCTAAGTGATACTAAACTGAGCCGGAGCTTGAAGAGTCCGACAAAGACTTCCCGGTCTGATGATAGAAGAGAATTGGGAGAGAGAAGTGGGAAAAGAGAGAAAGGTTGGTGGGGTTTGCTTAATATTTTGGGATGCAGAAGCTACCATGCAAACGCCATGGTTAAGGCTTCATTGGGTTGGATACCAAGTGTGTGAGAAGAAATTTCAAATTGATCATCCCTggattgagaaaattttataatacaatcGTTATTGGTACAATATTTATATCTTTGTACAATAATTTGCTCTAGGTTGATCTTCTAATGTGTGCAAAACCAGAGATTATAAATTTTGTAATGAATGTATGCAAATTTACATGGATAtaatttctccttttttttaaaaaaaaaaaaaattctaagcaAGAGATAATGTATTCCAGCCAGTAGATACAAATCCCTATCAATCCAGAGGCATAGAATTGCAAATCACATCAACCAAAAGCCTTTAGCCTACGTATCTTCTGGTTTGCTTCATTAACCATTCGTTTGaaacgatttttttttttaaagataatttcattttttataaaattatacatattttcatgacttttaaataaaaattttccaaaatttgaaaaaaaatagaaaaattgagGAGTACTTACTCTCGAGTCCAATGCCAAGCTCTCAAATGCTGTTAAGATGGCTAAGTTTGTAATGATAAAGATAAAGCGTGTAAAATTGTATTtactatattattaaattgttaGAAGACCTCATGAGAACCAAGAGATTTTTATATGTCTTATCAattcaaacctattaaacagATTGACAATATATATTTGAGAATTCTTTGGTAATTCTTTCCCTCTCCTTCAAATACCtaccaataaaataaataaaacaaaataaagcaaACCCAACTGAAAACATGATTtgctttcctctttttcttttggaGGCGATGATTTCAATAATCTGCCATTACCAGCATAGCATAGTGCAAAAATATTGAGTTCATCTAAATGGGAAGTCAGAGTTCAACTCTGACATcccattttaataataatagtaataacgATGCTGATGATAAAATCAGCGAGCACAAAATCAAAGTaagcttttctttttctatgGAGCCATTATAGAACAAACCATTACGTACTATAAAATATGACCACAGGTACCGAATAGAGGTAAATCAGCCGGCTACGAGGCTATCAAATTCAAACACTTTGCAATCTCATGTTCATGTCAACGGCTATCCACTTGAAtagtaatataatttaaaatcagaatgaaaaaagaaaacgtGCAGCCATTTAGAAAGATTGAgaatcataataaaaaaaagcatACAGTTTCTTTTCTGCAATTCAGGGCCCCCTAATTAGTGCTTTCTGTGTCATGAGCCTTCAATATTCCCACATGTCATGTCACCGTCTCATATCTATTATAAACTATAGAATATATTATATATCcaaatacatataaaaattaataaactattCAATAACTTTATAAATCCGAATACGCATAAGAATTACTCATCACAAAAGTAAAATGCAAATCCTACCCTAGTGTATTACTTTGATCTGTTGCTATGATGGGTATCCCAACATATTCAATCTGTTCTAGTAACACATCATATACACACAGAAATAATTAAGCATCATACCCTCAAATGCTTTACTTTGATCAGTTATATCAGCAAGAATTTCAGTCTCATTTTTTACTTGGTTGAATACTCGACGAGTACACCGGAACCATTAATAGATCAAAACTTTGATTTTACCATTACAATGTGGCAAATAGATTTTCAGCTAGAGTCCTGCATATCTGAACAACAGTGCTCATTGAATCTCTGTTTCAAGTCTAGAATTTCATGAAGCCTTAGGGTATATTTTTCTGTTAGGAACAATATATCCTCACCCACCCACTTCCCCTCCAAGACAAAAAAGCAGAGGATTCTCTAATCATTACAAATCATCAAACGAGGGGACAGGAAAGCAATTCTCTGGAATTTCTTCTTATGCTTCCCCCAGTTCCATCTCACATAATATACTTCCCCTTAATGTGAATCCACTTCCCCATTCGCAGTCCCAACTACATTATTGTTCATGCGTTGCCTCTTTCTTTTTGATTTCTTCTGTTCCAGGTAACTGCAGAAAGTAAGATTAACTTAGCAACtaggaaaaaaaaatgcagCATCATCTGTTTTAATTTATACAGATCCCATGTGTTGAAATACAAAATTACCAGAATTTACAAATTTCATAATACAAGTAAAAGAGTGATAGATGTGGACAGGTTGAATGCAGTGATTTCAACTGGAGATAAATGCACAAGCACAACTCAGCACCATAGATATTCTAGGAGTTTGAGAGATTTGAATGAGATGCTGAAACCAAATCAAATATTGGAGTATTCTAGGAAGGCATGCATGTAATGTAAAAAGTACAACACTCCTATGTTTGGAGCAATATTAGGttgaaaagaagagagaaggaaTGGATTTCATTTGGaaatttggtttggttttgTCAAAAAATGCATTTTGGTTCAGtgtttgaaataaaaagataagaaaactgttgacttatttgctaattCTAATTGATTCtagggatttgatttgattaggatccttaattatctctgtaattattatttgattatttgcttcctatttagatatgattctttgtgtataaatagccaTGTAGACATATTGTATAAATCaagagagtgaaatacaagaatactcaatattcttccaaaaatcttcatggtatcagagcctttttcctgattttttgggttcaaattcaatttttcctcttcagggtttcaaaaccctaaatttacttttttggtactaacccattTAGGAGCCCTTCACTCTCTCACCGCCGGCACCAGAAGAACCGCCGTACTGCCGCCGGCCGATCGACCAGCCCCGACGCCGGAAAAGCTTGCgcgtgaggctcacgcgccACCTCTTCCCGGCGCGTGACCCGGCGCTTCCCGGCGCGTGACCCATCATCTGCCACTGCTTTGCTGCTCCGATCACTCCGGCGACGATTCCGATCATCTTTCCGGCCTTCCCGTGCTGCTACCCGGTCCTTTTGGTGAATCGattgggctctcttgtgtgtacacCCTTGAATACCTCCTATTCTGTCACCGTTTATAAACCTTTACCATgacagaaggtaaaagggtgtcaatggcagaaggtaaaagggtgtCGATAGCAGAAGGTACAAGAAtctcgattcctaactctgattCCTCATTCTTTAGTGCCACATCTGACgttgtaaagtcaggtaataCTTCATCTCTCCATAATattccatggattatcgattctggtgcgaatagacacatgacaggtTCTTCTAAAGGccttctcaattattttccttccctaaccaaagatagtgtcaaaattgctgatggctcttttactcccatatccggaacaggttctgttatttgcacatccaatattaaattatcatctgtcctccatgttccccactttcctgtcaaccttttatctgttagtgctatcaccaatgcccttaattgtaaaattgaattctttcctgatcattgtgttattcaggatcttcacacaggaaagaggattggcaatggtagactgcatgatggcttatatatgttggagggtgatccaggttcttcgatatctcaagcctgttttggagaaaataaagatgtcaatcaggaaataatacagtggcacagACGGTTAGGACATCCATCATTCTTtgccttagaaaaactttatcctaatttgtttgctagaactcagtttgattctctattttgtgatgcttgtgagtatgctaaacacactagaacatcctatcctttgagtcataataaaagtcaaattccttttgcgactattcattctgatgtttgggggcctactcaaactgtctcattgtctggtaatcgatggtttgtcacctttattgattgttgtactcgaatgacttgggtctatttgattaaagctaaaagtgatgtcttttcttgttttcaatcctttcataagatggtttgtactcaatttaatactaaggtgaaaattttgagaactgacaatggaagagaatacatggatagtagcttttctgcttatttggagaataatgggataatacaccagactacttgtccttatactagtgctcaaaatggcgttgctgagaggaaaaatagacatctattggaggtagctcgatctcttatgttcaccatgaatctacccaaagcatattggggagatgcaattcttgcatctgcttatcttatcaatagaatgcctctcaagaaccttgactttatgagtcctttggcggttttacaagggaagaattcatacgttgttccaccaaaagtatttgggtgtgtttgctttgtccatactaggacggcaggaaaactggatcccaaggcccttaaatgtgtgtttgttggatattctccaacacagaaaggatacaagtgttatcatcctccctctaggaaatacttcgttagtatggatgttaccttccgagaaactgaaccctacttcagtaccaacccctcacctcttcagggggagaataatgagcaagaagaggtgatcccgaattCTGTGATTTTGAGTGATATGGTTCAACCagaaagtttgagttctagtagacagggggagatgtccaatcagggagagagaactggtcgtttaagtttgagttctagtagacagggggagatgtccaatcagggagagagaactggtcgtttggacaagccagatttgagaaggtattcaaggagagacaaggcagaagaagccattatgcagtctactcagagtcaagaatcttctcctggtgagttacctagtcatgaatcttcttctggtgagttacccacaactctttcttctggtgagttacccacaactctttcttctggtgagttacccacaactcttgaatgtttcaatgacttagataaacctattgcacaaagaaaaggggtcagatcttgcactaaacaccctatttctaactttgtttcttatgaatctttatcaccttcctatagagcctttgccttgtctatttcctctgtgtctattccacaggattggaagaaagctcttgcagatcctaaatggaagaaagcaatgattgaagagatgaaagcattggctaaaaatgaaacttgggagcttgtcactcttccacctgagaagaaactcgttggctgtaaatgggtattcacagtgaaacataaagctgatggcacaattgaacgatttaaggccagattggttgctaaaggtttcacccaaacctatggagtggattatcaagagacatttgccccagttgcaaaaatgaattcaatcagagttctgttatcttgcgcggccaacttggactgggacttgcaacagtttgatgtgaagaatgctttcctccatggagatttagaggaagaagtattcatggaaattcctcctgggttcgctgatgagaagacacaaggaaaggtgtgcaagttaaaaaaggctttgtatgggctaaaacaatctcccagagcttggtttgacaggtttagcagagccatgatgtccttcggttaccaacaaagcaatgctgatcacactctgtttatcaaacatcataagggtaagatcacccttcttattgtgtatgttgatgatatagtggtgacaggtgatgacaaagaggaaatgactcaactaaagaggttgttagctcaggaatttgaaatcaaagatctgggaaaactgcaatattttctaggtatcgaggtggccagatcagaaaaaggaattttcatctctcaaagaaagtacattctggatcttttgaaagaaactggtatgatggggtgtaagccagcagaatctcccattgaaagtaaccacaagctgaaagcaggaactggtgagtccgtggatattggaagatatcagagattggtaggaaggttgatttatctctcacacactcgaccggatatagcctatgctgttagcttagtcagccaattcatgcatgaccctcgcgagactcatatgcaagctgtacttcgcatcttgagatacctaaagtctgcgccagggaaagggcttctttatTCCAAACATGGTCATCTCCGAATTGAAAgttttacagatgcagattgggcaggatctctcgatgacaggagatccacatctggctactgcacagttgtggggggaaaccttgtcacttggaggagcaaaaaacaaagtgttgttgctcggtcaagtgcggaagcagaatacagagcaatggcccaaggagtgtgtgaactcttatggttgcagaagttattggaagagttgagattgtccgagagagacaagataaccttgtattgtgacaataaagctgctataagtatagcacaaaacccagtccaacatgaccgaacgaagcacattgaaattgatcggcacttcattaaagaaaaattaacagacggtgtcttgagcctagttcatgtgacttctactgagcaacttgcggatgtgtttactaaagggcttaacaacaagatctatcataatctgatttgcaagttgggcatgtgtgacatctttgcaccaacttgagggggagtgttgacttatttgctaatcctaattgattctagggatttgatttgattaggatccttaattatctctgtaattattatttgattatttgcttcctatttagatatgattctttgtgtataaatagccaTGTAGACATATTGTATAAATCaagagagtgaaatacaagaatactcaatATTCTTCCAAAAAATGCATTTTGGTTTTGTCAAAAAATGCATTTTGGTTCAGtgtttgaaataaaaagataagaaaACAAACCAATCCATGTCAAAACTTGGCCGTTTCACTTTTATGAGTGAGCCTCATGGCTAATTCCCTCACCAAGTCAAACAAAACTAGACAAAAACCATGAGGCAGAGAACCAAAGAAGAGACTGATAACAAAGATCAAAGCAAAGAGCACCTCGCCAGCCATAACCTTTGTGGTCTCACCTGCATCCCCTTAGGAGTTGAGGCCTCATCATGTCTTTCACTGTCTCTCCCTCTATCTCTCCTCAATGAAATTACAATCTTATCATCTCCCTTTTCTAGATTTGAAATTAGCCCAACACCCTTCATTCCATCTTCATCTACAGCGCTCTGCAATTGCATGCACATCAACAAGGTTGTTGATGGAACAAGGAAGTGGAGGACCAGCCACGAGGAAGAAAGAATAGCAGAAAGGTTGAGGAAATAGGTTAGATTGGCTTCAGAGGAAGGAAAATGGGTTCTTGTCTTGCTAAACTGGATTAATGCTTTTGTAAG
This region of Manihot esculenta cultivar AM560-2 chromosome 10, M.esculenta_v8, whole genome shotgun sequence genomic DNA includes:
- the LOC110625141 gene encoding uncharacterized protein LOC110625141 — encoded protein: MDAKSWNLKPVKENNDYFQQLEDDDDEEEALSLCNLPLNSEAASDWDDFSREVQSSSIDQDLFEFFSEDFTSSSSYPKDNIIFCGKLITLDHGKEQKSENTIKAKEAKKTSSSTFPWKSSYSFNKLRSFSVKMQREKSYRTRKTFPEISPEKKSVDKYDFPMKEASLARSPTKSRWNLFAFGVARYPMEMELNDIKTRQSKLSDTKLSRSLKSPTKTSRSDDRRELGERSGKREKGWWGLLNILGCRSYHANAMVKASLGWIPSV